In Zingiber officinale cultivar Zhangliang chromosome 3B, Zo_v1.1, whole genome shotgun sequence, a single window of DNA contains:
- the LOC122056677 gene encoding protein DA1-related 2-like isoform X2: MASSNSSYLSRPPQFQGHTTPCAERRSCFMRWLSKLFKGSGFRVSNGRHPHVMGGENLLHRPVKPVDDQSKAENEDLDRAIALSLAEDAKKPNAAGHKGHENVDTRVKDSLSMTSYQPVKFLPRGQRICGACHCEIGYGQYLSCMETFWHPQCFRCCACHQLICESEFSLSGINPYHKSCYKELHHPKCDVCHEFIPVNRAGLIEYRAHPFWGQKYCPTHEHDRTPRCCSCERMESRSTRYISLGEGRSLCLECLDSAIMDTGDCQPLYHSIRDYYEGMNMRIDQQIPMLLVERQALNEAIEGEKEGHHHMPETRGLCLSEEQTVSSILKRPKIGGNKVKDMQTYPQKLTRKCEVTAILVLYGLPRLLTGSILAHELMHGWLRLKGYRNLSPVVEEGICQVLSHMWLESEIMPSMPSTSSYASSSSSSSMQPSKKGAKSEMEKNLGRFFMHQIAHDTSSAYGGGFRAANVAVTKYGLRRTLDHIRYTGRFPE; encoded by the exons ATGGCTTCCTCCAACTCCAGCTATCTCTCCCGGCCGCCTCAGTTTCAAG GACATACAACTCCATGTGCCGAGAGAAGGTCTTGCTTCATGAGGTGGCTCTCCAAGCTTTTCAAAGGTTCAGGTTTCAGAGTATCAAATGGGCGCCACCCACATGTAATGGGGGGAGAGAACCTGTTGCATAGACCAGTTAAACCAGTG GATGATCAATCCAAAGCTGAAAATGAAGATTTGGATCGTGCTATTGCACTCTCTCTTGCAGAAGATGCCAAGAAACCTAATG CTGCAGGACACAAGGGTCATGAAAATGTGGACACAAGGGTCAAAGATAGCCTGAGCATGACTTCATATCAACCTGTAAAGTTTTTGCCAAGAGGACAGAG AATTTGTGGAGCCTGTCACTGTGAAATAGGCTATGGACAATACTTAAGTTGCATGGAAACCTTTTGGCATCCACAATGTTTTAGATGTTGTGCTTGTCATCAGCTAATATGTGAGAGTGAG ttttcattgTCCGGAATTAATCCATACCACAAGTCGTGCTATAAGGAGTTGCATCACCCCAAATGTGACGTCTGCCATGAATTT ATCCCAGTAAATAGGGCTGGTTTAATTGAGTATAGAGCTCACCCCTTTTGGGGTCAAAAGTATTGTCCTACCCATGAACATGACCGCACACCTCGATGTTGTAGTTGCGAGAGAATGGAG TCACGAAGTACGAGATACATCTCTCTGGGTGAAGGCCGTAGCTTGTGCTTGGAATGTCTTGATTCTGCTATCATGGACACTGGTGATTGCCAACCTCTCTACCACTCAATCAGAGATTATTATGAAGGAATGAACATGAGGATAGATCAACAAATTCCAATGCTTTTGGTCGAAAGGCAGGCACTCAATGAAGCCATAGAAGGGGAGAAAGAG GGTCATCATCACATGCCTGAAACAAGAGGCTTATGTCTTTCAGAGGAGCAGACTGTTAGCAGT ATACTCAAAAGACCAAAAATTGGGGGAAACAAAGTTAAGGACATGCAGACTTACCCACAAAAGTTGACACGGAAATGTGAAGTCACTGCAATTCTCGTTCTATATGGCCTTCCTAG ACTCTTAACAGGTTCCATCCTTGCTCATGAATTAATGCACGGTTGGTTACGTCTTAAAG GATATCGTAACTTAAGCCCTGTGGTGGAAGAAGGCATCTGTCAGGTTCTCTCCCATATGTGGCTCGAATCGGAGATTATGCCAAGCATGCCATCTACATCCAGCTACGCTTCATCGTCCTCGTCCTCTTCGATGCAACCATCGAAGAAAGGAGCAAAGTCTGAAATGGAGAAAAATCTTGGTCGGTTCTTCATGCACCAAATCGCGCACGACACCTCCAGTGCCTATGGAGGGGGCTTTAGAGCTGCCAATGTGGCTGTTACTAAGTACGGGCTTCGCCGAACGCTCGACCATATTCGCTACACCGGAAGATTCCCTGAGTGA
- the LOC122056677 gene encoding protein DA1-related 2-like isoform X3, translating into MASSNSSYLSRPPQFQGHTTPCAERRSCFMRWLSKLFKGSGFRVSNGRHPHVMGGENLLHRPVKPVDDQSKAENEDLDRAIALSLAEDAKKPNGHKGHENVDTRVKDSLSMTSYQPVKFLPRGQRICGACHCEIGYGQYLSCMETFWHPQCFRCCACHQLICESEFSLSGINPYHKSCYKELHHPKCDVCHEFIPVNRAGLIEYRAHPFWGQKYCPTHEHDRTPRCCSCERMESRSTRYISLGEGRSLCLECLDSAIMDTGDCQPLYHSIRDYYEGMNMRIDQQIPMLLVERQALNEAIEGEKEGHHHMPETRGLCLSEEQTVSSILKRPKIGGNKVKDMQTYPQKLTRKCEVTAILVLYGLPRLLTGSILAHELMHGWLRLKGYRNLSPVVEEGICQVLSHMWLESEIMPSMPSTSSYASSSSSSSMQPSKKGAKSEMEKNLGRFFMHQIAHDTSSAYGGGFRAANVAVTKYGLRRTLDHIRYTGRFPE; encoded by the exons ATGGCTTCCTCCAACTCCAGCTATCTCTCCCGGCCGCCTCAGTTTCAAG GACATACAACTCCATGTGCCGAGAGAAGGTCTTGCTTCATGAGGTGGCTCTCCAAGCTTTTCAAAGGTTCAGGTTTCAGAGTATCAAATGGGCGCCACCCACATGTAATGGGGGGAGAGAACCTGTTGCATAGACCAGTTAAACCAGTG GATGATCAATCCAAAGCTGAAAATGAAGATTTGGATCGTGCTATTGCACTCTCTCTTGCAGAAGATGCCAAGAAACCTAATG GACACAAGGGTCATGAAAATGTGGACACAAGGGTCAAAGATAGCCTGAGCATGACTTCATATCAACCTGTAAAGTTTTTGCCAAGAGGACAGAG AATTTGTGGAGCCTGTCACTGTGAAATAGGCTATGGACAATACTTAAGTTGCATGGAAACCTTTTGGCATCCACAATGTTTTAGATGTTGTGCTTGTCATCAGCTAATATGTGAGAGTGAG ttttcattgTCCGGAATTAATCCATACCACAAGTCGTGCTATAAGGAGTTGCATCACCCCAAATGTGACGTCTGCCATGAATTT ATCCCAGTAAATAGGGCTGGTTTAATTGAGTATAGAGCTCACCCCTTTTGGGGTCAAAAGTATTGTCCTACCCATGAACATGACCGCACACCTCGATGTTGTAGTTGCGAGAGAATGGAG TCACGAAGTACGAGATACATCTCTCTGGGTGAAGGCCGTAGCTTGTGCTTGGAATGTCTTGATTCTGCTATCATGGACACTGGTGATTGCCAACCTCTCTACCACTCAATCAGAGATTATTATGAAGGAATGAACATGAGGATAGATCAACAAATTCCAATGCTTTTGGTCGAAAGGCAGGCACTCAATGAAGCCATAGAAGGGGAGAAAGAG GGTCATCATCACATGCCTGAAACAAGAGGCTTATGTCTTTCAGAGGAGCAGACTGTTAGCAGT ATACTCAAAAGACCAAAAATTGGGGGAAACAAAGTTAAGGACATGCAGACTTACCCACAAAAGTTGACACGGAAATGTGAAGTCACTGCAATTCTCGTTCTATATGGCCTTCCTAG ACTCTTAACAGGTTCCATCCTTGCTCATGAATTAATGCACGGTTGGTTACGTCTTAAAG GATATCGTAACTTAAGCCCTGTGGTGGAAGAAGGCATCTGTCAGGTTCTCTCCCATATGTGGCTCGAATCGGAGATTATGCCAAGCATGCCATCTACATCCAGCTACGCTTCATCGTCCTCGTCCTCTTCGATGCAACCATCGAAGAAAGGAGCAAAGTCTGAAATGGAGAAAAATCTTGGTCGGTTCTTCATGCACCAAATCGCGCACGACACCTCCAGTGCCTATGGAGGGGGCTTTAGAGCTGCCAATGTGGCTGTTACTAAGTACGGGCTTCGCCGAACGCTCGACCATATTCGCTACACCGGAAGATTCCCTGAGTGA
- the LOC122056677 gene encoding protein DA1-related 2-like isoform X1 — translation MASSNSSYLSRPPQFQGHTTPCAERRSCFMRWLSKLFKGSGFRVSNGRHPHVMGGENLLHRPVKPVVNITWFPNFLLTQFLIYLHIHGLSNFRNSYFDLIRCPLFLYGFIKFFCTSSYQDDQSKAENEDLDRAIALSLAEDAKKPNAAGHKGHENVDTRVKDSLSMTSYQPVKFLPRGQRICGACHCEIGYGQYLSCMETFWHPQCFRCCACHQLICESEFSLSGINPYHKSCYKELHHPKCDVCHEFIPVNRAGLIEYRAHPFWGQKYCPTHEHDRTPRCCSCERMESRSTRYISLGEGRSLCLECLDSAIMDTGDCQPLYHSIRDYYEGMNMRIDQQIPMLLVERQALNEAIEGEKEGHHHMPETRGLCLSEEQTVSSILKRPKIGGNKVKDMQTYPQKLTRKCEVTAILVLYGLPRLLTGSILAHELMHGWLRLKGYRNLSPVVEEGICQVLSHMWLESEIMPSMPSTSSYASSSSSSSMQPSKKGAKSEMEKNLGRFFMHQIAHDTSSAYGGGFRAANVAVTKYGLRRTLDHIRYTGRFPE, via the exons ATGGCTTCCTCCAACTCCAGCTATCTCTCCCGGCCGCCTCAGTTTCAAG GACATACAACTCCATGTGCCGAGAGAAGGTCTTGCTTCATGAGGTGGCTCTCCAAGCTTTTCAAAGGTTCAGGTTTCAGAGTATCAAATGGGCGCCACCCACATGTAATGGGGGGAGAGAACCTGTTGCATAGACCAGTTAAACCAGTGGTAAATATTACATGGTTTCCAAATTTCTTGTTAACCCAATTTCTAATATATCTCCATATACACGGTttatcaaattttagaaatagttATTTTGATTTGATAAGATGCCCATTATTTCTATATGGTTTCATCAAATTCTTTTGCACAAGCTCTTACCAGGATGATCAATCCAAAGCTGAAAATGAAGATTTGGATCGTGCTATTGCACTCTCTCTTGCAGAAGATGCCAAGAAACCTAATG CTGCAGGACACAAGGGTCATGAAAATGTGGACACAAGGGTCAAAGATAGCCTGAGCATGACTTCATATCAACCTGTAAAGTTTTTGCCAAGAGGACAGAG AATTTGTGGAGCCTGTCACTGTGAAATAGGCTATGGACAATACTTAAGTTGCATGGAAACCTTTTGGCATCCACAATGTTTTAGATGTTGTGCTTGTCATCAGCTAATATGTGAGAGTGAG ttttcattgTCCGGAATTAATCCATACCACAAGTCGTGCTATAAGGAGTTGCATCACCCCAAATGTGACGTCTGCCATGAATTT ATCCCAGTAAATAGGGCTGGTTTAATTGAGTATAGAGCTCACCCCTTTTGGGGTCAAAAGTATTGTCCTACCCATGAACATGACCGCACACCTCGATGTTGTAGTTGCGAGAGAATGGAG TCACGAAGTACGAGATACATCTCTCTGGGTGAAGGCCGTAGCTTGTGCTTGGAATGTCTTGATTCTGCTATCATGGACACTGGTGATTGCCAACCTCTCTACCACTCAATCAGAGATTATTATGAAGGAATGAACATGAGGATAGATCAACAAATTCCAATGCTTTTGGTCGAAAGGCAGGCACTCAATGAAGCCATAGAAGGGGAGAAAGAG GGTCATCATCACATGCCTGAAACAAGAGGCTTATGTCTTTCAGAGGAGCAGACTGTTAGCAGT ATACTCAAAAGACCAAAAATTGGGGGAAACAAAGTTAAGGACATGCAGACTTACCCACAAAAGTTGACACGGAAATGTGAAGTCACTGCAATTCTCGTTCTATATGGCCTTCCTAG ACTCTTAACAGGTTCCATCCTTGCTCATGAATTAATGCACGGTTGGTTACGTCTTAAAG GATATCGTAACTTAAGCCCTGTGGTGGAAGAAGGCATCTGTCAGGTTCTCTCCCATATGTGGCTCGAATCGGAGATTATGCCAAGCATGCCATCTACATCCAGCTACGCTTCATCGTCCTCGTCCTCTTCGATGCAACCATCGAAGAAAGGAGCAAAGTCTGAAATGGAGAAAAATCTTGGTCGGTTCTTCATGCACCAAATCGCGCACGACACCTCCAGTGCCTATGGAGGGGGCTTTAGAGCTGCCAATGTGGCTGTTACTAAGTACGGGCTTCGCCGAACGCTCGACCATATTCGCTACACCGGAAGATTCCCTGAGTGA
- the LOC122056678 gene encoding uncharacterized protein LOC122056678, translated as MEGKNSTPPRFPAIADEISNPATRTSAASPGYFSTVFPPASQVIAKDLSHSDLCWTLNKQRNEGRIAIAQIATTESPTKAQSMHCKDAKPVYANEYMEPPYLLSVNYGARDFYTSSSSSQTSITPEKFRVHEGDDSNNTRTADRGDWWQGSLYY; from the exons ATGGAGGGGAAGAACAGCACGCCTCCTCGTTTTCCGGCGATCGCGGATGAGATTTCGAATCCCGCGACCAGGACCTCGGCGGCTTCGCCTGGCTATTTTAGTACCGTCTTCCCTCCGGCTTCCCAG GTGATCGCGAAGGATTTATCACATTCAGATTTGTGCTGGACTTTGAACAAACAGAGAAATGAAGGTCGCATTGCAATTGCTCAGATCGCAACTACAG AGAGTCCAACTAAAGCTCAAAGCATGCATTGCAAAGATGCGAAACCAGTCTACGCCAATGAATACATGGAGCCGCCCTATTTACTATCCGTGAATTATGGCGCCAGAGATTTCTACACGagttcatcttcctctcaaacaTCAATAACTCCAGAAAAA TTTAGAGTGCATGAAGGAGATGACTCGAATAACACACGCACTGCTGACAGAGGTGACTGGTGGCAAG GTTCTCTTTACTACTAA
- the LOC121968408 gene encoding uncharacterized protein LOC121968408 — translation MAEDLRLPAELLDDGFFHGFIVDDNDKVRDLLNEVELRRWIQHQHRLPNQARNPSPFLAHRQLQAARIRHLKQQQLMQQQFWLERQRNAKGVGGGHCPSFSPSRRTPFQVQHQPLPASGMNTVFLSVSGARKGPTGTGVFLPRTSNNKPQPQKKSDSFLGRRTNPVRTSPQPGVGAAAIRTPMSCLPQEWTY, via the exons ATGGCAGAGGACCTTCGGCTTCCTGCTGAGCTCCTGGACGACGGTTTTTTCCACGGCTTCATCGTCGACGACAACGACAAG GTGCGGGACCTGCTCAATGAGGTGGAGCTCCGGCGGTGGATCCAGCACCAGCATCGGCTCCCGAATCAAGCGAGGAACCCTAGTCCCTTTCTCGCCCATCGTCAGCTGCAGGCGGCTCGA ATCCGGCACCTGAAGCAGCAGCAGTTAATGCAGCAGCAATTCTGGTTGGAAAGACAAAGGAACGCAAAAGGAGTCGGCGGCGGCCACTGCCCTAGTTTTTCTCCTTCCCGGCGTACTCCATTTCAAGTCCAGCATCAGCCCCTTCCCGCGTCTGGCATGAATACTGTCTTCCTTTCCGTCTCCGGCGCCAGAAAAGGACCCACTGGCACCGGCGTCTTCCTCCCCCGAACGTCCAACAACAAGCCCCAGCCGCAAAAGAAGTCAG ATTCATTTCTGGGAAGAAGAACAAACCCTGTGAGAACAAGTCCACAGCCTGGTGTTGGTGCTGCTGCCATTAGAACCCCCATGAGCTGCCTTCCCCAGGAGTGGACCTACTGA
- the LOC122056680 gene encoding ASC1-like protein 3 isoform X1, giving the protein MEKIYFDSGVGFPAPENLLLILVFAFGSFLARLFLDRVVYKPFSMKLLRYKAVPMVNDEAKWTKIIKSCESMWKLTYYASVQIWVISIIKQEPWSLNTKEYFKGWPNQELKSSLMLFYMCQCGFYIYSIVALIAWETRRKDFSIMMSHHIITSILIGYSYITRFFRIGTIILALHDTSDVFMESAKLFKYSGMEMAASFLFGLFAVSWFLLRLIYFPFWIIKSSSYESFEFLSWMNEFPTALYYTFNTMLMTLLIFHAYWWKLIFAMITKQMSNKGQVGEDIRSDSEDEG; this is encoded by the exons ATGGAAAAAATCTATTTCGATAGTGGAGTCGGCTTCCCGGCGCCGGAAAATCTCTTGCTGATCCTCGTCTTCGCATTCGGATCGTTCCTGGCTCGCCTCTTTCTCGATCGCGTAGTCTATAAG CCTTTTTCTATGAAATTATTAAGATATAAAGCTGTTCCTATGGTGAACGATGAGGCTAAATGGACAAAAATTATAAAGTCTTGCGAGTCAATGTGGAAGCTGACATATTATGCTAGTGTTCAAATATGGGTAATTTCAATTATCAAGCAGGAGCCTTGGTCATTAAATACAAAGGAATACTTCAAAGGGTGGCCAAATCAAGAATTGAA GTCTTCTTTGATGCTCTTCTACATGTGCCAATGTGGATTTTACATTTATAGTATTGTTGCTCTCATTGCCTGGGAAACTCGcagaaaagatttttcaataatGATGTCTCATCACATAATAACCTCAATTTTGATTGGATATTCCTACATTACCAG GTTTTTCCGTATTGGAACTATAATTCTTGCTCTTCATGATACGAGCGATGTGTTTATGGAGTCAGCTAAGTTGTTCAAATATTCAGGAATGGAAATGGCAGCTAGCTTTTTATTTGGACTTTTTGCTGTATCATGGTTTCTTCTGAGATTAATATACTTTCCCTTCTGGATAATCAAGTCCTCAAG CTACGAGAGTTTCGAATTCTTGTCATGGATGAACGAATTCCCTACCGCTTTGTATTACACATTCAACACAATGCTCATGACCCTACTCATCTTCCATGCCTACTGGTGGAAACTAATATTTGCAATGATTACAAAACAGATGAGCAACAAAGGTCAAGTGGGGGAGGACATTCGGTCAG ATTCGGAAGATGAAGGATGA
- the LOC122056680 gene encoding ASC1-like protein 3 isoform X2, with translation MEKIYFDSGVGFPAPENLLLILVFAFGSFLARLFLDRVVYKPFSMKLLRYKAVPMVNDEAKWTKIIKSCESMWKLTYYASVQIWVISIIKQEPWSLNTKEYFKGWPNQELKSSLMLFYMCQCGFYIYSIVALIAWETRRKDFSIMMSHHIITSILIGYSYITRFFRIGTIILALHDTSDVFMESAKLFKYSGMEMAASFLFGLFAVSWFLLRLIYFPFWIIKSSRLSSAPATRVSNSCHG, from the exons ATGGAAAAAATCTATTTCGATAGTGGAGTCGGCTTCCCGGCGCCGGAAAATCTCTTGCTGATCCTCGTCTTCGCATTCGGATCGTTCCTGGCTCGCCTCTTTCTCGATCGCGTAGTCTATAAG CCTTTTTCTATGAAATTATTAAGATATAAAGCTGTTCCTATGGTGAACGATGAGGCTAAATGGACAAAAATTATAAAGTCTTGCGAGTCAATGTGGAAGCTGACATATTATGCTAGTGTTCAAATATGGGTAATTTCAATTATCAAGCAGGAGCCTTGGTCATTAAATACAAAGGAATACTTCAAAGGGTGGCCAAATCAAGAATTGAA GTCTTCTTTGATGCTCTTCTACATGTGCCAATGTGGATTTTACATTTATAGTATTGTTGCTCTCATTGCCTGGGAAACTCGcagaaaagatttttcaataatGATGTCTCATCACATAATAACCTCAATTTTGATTGGATATTCCTACATTACCAG GTTTTTCCGTATTGGAACTATAATTCTTGCTCTTCATGATACGAGCGATGTGTTTATGGAGTCAGCTAAGTTGTTCAAATATTCAGGAATGGAAATGGCAGCTAGCTTTTTATTTGGACTTTTTGCTGTATCATGGTTTCTTCTGAGATTAATATACTTTCCCTTCTGGATAATCAAGTCCTCAAGGTTGTCTTCAGCACCAG CTACGAGAGTTTCGAATTCTTGTCATGGATGA
- the LOC122056679 gene encoding protein ELC-like, translated as MATSTPQWPPASPAVHQFLTAALSHRGPAALPYADDARWTIHHHLAALSHAFPSLRLDAGSFTHNDGRAAFLLRAEGPLPLAAASSAVAGIHVTMWLLEDYPCAPPAVFLTFPPGTAVKRRHPLVDPCGAVSVPYLREWLFPYHNLVDLAGSLARLFSQDPPFAASPRDLTADVAKKALLDLEGIQQSTALETESLLATQTLLRQRREELRRGSRELEAELELLEEQLQMVRMNTDVLASWRPPSARPEGKNIDEVLVAADPQSRRALECTAADMAADDVMYALDEALREGRVAIADYLKSVRAAAREQFFHRAMAMNSAV; from the coding sequence ATGGCCACCAGTACTCCGCAGTGGCCACCGGCGTCGCCGGCGGTGCACCAGTTCCTCACCGCGGCCCTCTCCCACCGCGGCCCCGCAGCCCTTCCCTACGCCGACGACGCCAGGTGGACCATCCACCACCACCTCGCCGCTCTCTCCCACGCCTTCCCCTCCCTCCGCCTCGACGCCGGCTCCTTCACCCACAACGATGGCCGCGCCGCCTTCCTCCTCCGCGCCGAGGGCCCTCTCCCCCTCGCCGCCGCCTCCTCAGCCGTCGCCGGCATCCACGTCACCATGTGGCTCCTCGAAGACTACCCCTGCGCGCCGCCGGCCGTCTTTCTCACCTTCCCGCCCGGCACAGCAGTCAAGCGCCGCCACCCGCTGGTGGACCCCTGCGGCGCCGTCTCCGTCCCTTACCTCCGCGAGTGGCTCTTCCCCTACCACAACCTCGTCGACCTCGCCGGCTCCCTAGCCCGCCTCTTCTCCCAAGACCCCCCTTTCGCCGCCTCCCCCCGCGATCTCACCGCCGACGTCGCCAAAAAAGCTCTGCTTGACCTCGAGGGCATACAACAGAGCACCGCCTTGGAAACAGAGTCGTTGCTAGCCACGCAGACGCTGCTGAGGCAGCGGCGGGAGGAGCTCCGCCGGGGGTCGCGGGAGCTGGAGGCGGAGTTGGAGCTGCTGGAGGAGCAGCTGCAGATGGTGCGCATGAACACCGACGTGCTGGCAAGCTGGCGGCCGCCGTCAGCGAGGCCAGAAGGGAAGAACATCGACGAAGTGCTGGTGGCGGCGGACCCGCAGTCGAGGAGGGCGTTGGAGTGCACGGCGGCGGACATGGCGGCTGACGACGTGATGTACGCGCTGGACGAGGCGCTGAGGGAGGGACGCGTGGCGATCGCGGACTACTTGAAGAGCGTGCGGGCGGCAGCGAGGGAGCAGTTCTTCCATCGAGCCATGGCCATGAATTCTGCAGTTTAG